The following are encoded in a window of Arthrobacter sp. OAP107 genomic DNA:
- a CDS encoding TetR/AcrR family transcriptional regulator, translating to METGTVKSGEQVDRQARILEAALDLLSRHGISGVNMRAVAREAGVALGLVNYYYEDKSSLIRAALHRIDERDLELVAPDPASSPDEQLQKALRRVADPELLTTQYLSLRLHLWALAQAHEDFALINAAAFDRYLDGLAALIGNAKPELSAAECKERAADIVVVQNGMWLTALLGVDEASIQRSLARTEQIAFAA from the coding sequence GTGGAAACAGGCACCGTGAAATCCGGCGAACAGGTTGACAGGCAAGCACGCATTCTCGAGGCGGCGCTGGACCTGCTGTCACGCCACGGCATCTCGGGTGTGAACATGCGCGCCGTGGCCCGCGAAGCCGGGGTCGCTCTCGGGCTCGTCAACTACTACTACGAAGACAAGTCAAGCCTGATCCGTGCGGCACTGCACCGGATTGACGAGCGCGACCTTGAGCTGGTGGCGCCCGACCCGGCATCCTCCCCGGACGAACAGCTGCAGAAAGCCCTCCGGCGCGTTGCGGACCCGGAACTGCTGACCACGCAGTACCTGTCCCTGCGCCTCCACCTGTGGGCGCTCGCGCAGGCCCACGAAGACTTTGCGCTGATCAATGCCGCGGCATTCGACCGGTATCTCGACGGGCTCGCGGCTTTGATCGGGAATGCGAAACCCGAGCTTTCCGCCGCTGAATGCAAGGAGCGGGCCGCCGACATCGTCGTCGTGCAGAACGGCATGTGGCTCACGGCCCTCCTTGGCGTCGACGAGGCATCCATCCAGCGGAGCCTCGCCCGCACGGAGCAGATCGCCTTCGCCGCGTAG
- a CDS encoding response regulator transcription factor, whose translation MQILVVEDDESVAAGVLEGLTRAGFQARHVADGAGALAEIRSSSPDFVLLDLGLPDMDGTDVCRSIRSLTMTPIIVVSARDEEIDRVLALELGADDYLVKPFGMRELIARIRAVARRTAEPQSGTATPADGTRVIGTLSIDQRSRRVLVGGSEIHLTAKEFELLYYLAEDPGAVCQRSDILRAVWDGTWYGTTKTLDAHVAAIRKKLGDPRWIEAVRGVGFRLDVPG comes from the coding sequence ATGCAGATCCTGGTGGTTGAAGACGACGAATCCGTGGCCGCCGGCGTGCTGGAGGGCCTGACCAGGGCCGGCTTCCAGGCCCGGCATGTCGCCGACGGGGCGGGAGCGCTCGCCGAGATCCGGTCCTCCAGCCCTGACTTCGTGCTCCTTGACCTGGGGCTGCCGGACATGGACGGCACGGACGTCTGCCGCTCCATCCGCTCGCTGACCATGACGCCCATCATCGTCGTCAGTGCCCGCGATGAGGAGATCGACCGGGTGCTGGCCCTGGAGTTGGGCGCGGACGATTACCTGGTGAAGCCGTTCGGCATGCGCGAACTCATCGCCCGGATCCGGGCCGTGGCCCGGCGCACGGCCGAGCCCCAGTCCGGGACAGCCACACCGGCCGACGGCACCCGCGTAATCGGCACGCTGAGCATCGACCAGCGCTCGCGCCGGGTCCTGGTGGGCGGCAGTGAAATCCACCTCACCGCCAAGGAGTTCGAGCTCCTCTATTACCTGGCAGAGGACCCCGGTGCCGTGTGCCAGCGCAGCGACATCCTCCGCGCCGTGTGGGACGGCACCTGGTACGGAACCACCAAGACCCTGGACGCGCACGTGGCTGCAATCCGGAAAAAGCTCGGCGACCCCCGCTGGATCGAGGCGGTGCGCGGCGTCGGATTCAGGCTGGACGTGCCCGGGTGA
- the betA gene encoding choline dehydrogenase, whose protein sequence is MTQTNYDYVIVGGGSAGSVLANRLSDGGQSSVLVLEAGRSDYPWDLFIQMPAALTFPSGNPFYDWRYESDPEPYMGGRRVAHARGKVLGGSSSINGMIFQRGNPLDYERWGADAGMETWDFAHCLPYFNRMENALAADPDDELRGHSGPLVLERGPATNPLFQAFFAAAQEAGYPLTDDVNGYRQEGFAAFDRNVHKGQRLSASRAYLRPEFGRKNLTVLTRALVTKVNFKGNVATGVTYRRNGKTHQVSAGEVILAGGAINTPQLLQLSGVGNAAHLNSLGINSVVNLPGVGENLQDHLEVYIQHACTQPVSMQPALDLWRYPLIGLQWMLGRKGPAATNHFEGGGFVRSNEDVDYPNLMFHFLPVAVRYDGQKADAKHGYQVHIGPMYSDARGSLKIKSTDPTVHPSMLFNYLSTDQDRREWVEAIHVARDILGQSAMGPFNGGELSPGRAVQTDAEILDWVARDAETALHPSCTAKMGPDSDPMAVVNPLDMTVHGTSGLRVVDASAMPYVTNGNIYAPVMMLAEKAADLIAGKAPLAPQHTEFYRHGVSPLERGGSAPAAAAVAAKG, encoded by the coding sequence ATGACACAGACCAATTACGACTACGTCATCGTGGGTGGCGGAAGCGCGGGCTCCGTTCTCGCCAACCGCCTGAGCGACGGAGGCCAGAGCAGCGTCCTGGTCCTGGAGGCCGGGCGGAGCGATTACCCCTGGGACCTCTTCATCCAGATGCCCGCGGCGCTGACCTTCCCCAGCGGCAATCCGTTCTATGACTGGCGCTACGAGTCCGATCCCGAGCCCTACATGGGCGGCCGCCGCGTGGCTCACGCCCGGGGCAAGGTCCTCGGAGGTTCGAGCTCCATCAACGGCATGATCTTCCAGCGCGGCAACCCGCTCGACTACGAGCGCTGGGGCGCCGACGCCGGCATGGAAACGTGGGACTTCGCGCACTGCCTCCCGTACTTCAACCGGATGGAAAACGCGCTGGCCGCCGACCCCGATGATGAACTGCGCGGACACTCCGGCCCGCTGGTGCTGGAGCGCGGCCCGGCCACCAACCCGCTGTTCCAGGCCTTCTTCGCCGCCGCCCAGGAAGCCGGCTACCCCCTGACCGACGACGTCAACGGCTACCGGCAGGAGGGCTTCGCCGCATTCGACCGCAACGTCCACAAGGGGCAGCGGCTCTCCGCCTCCCGCGCCTACCTGCGGCCCGAATTCGGCCGGAAGAACCTGACCGTCCTGACCCGGGCCCTCGTCACCAAGGTCAACTTCAAGGGCAACGTGGCCACCGGCGTCACGTACCGCCGCAACGGCAAGACCCACCAGGTAAGCGCGGGTGAAGTGATCCTGGCCGGCGGCGCCATCAACACCCCGCAGCTGCTGCAGCTCTCCGGCGTGGGCAACGCAGCCCACCTGAACTCGCTGGGCATCAACTCCGTGGTGAACCTGCCCGGCGTCGGCGAAAACCTCCAGGACCACCTCGAGGTCTACATCCAGCACGCCTGCACCCAGCCGGTCTCCATGCAGCCGGCCCTGGACCTGTGGCGCTACCCGCTGATCGGGCTGCAGTGGATGCTGGGACGGAAGGGCCCCGCAGCCACCAACCACTTCGAGGGCGGCGGTTTCGTCCGCTCCAACGAGGACGTGGACTACCCCAACCTGATGTTCCACTTCCTCCCGGTGGCCGTCCGCTACGACGGCCAGAAGGCTGATGCCAAGCACGGCTACCAGGTGCACATCGGGCCCATGTACTCCGACGCCCGCGGCAGCCTGAAGATCAAGTCCACCGATCCCACGGTGCATCCGTCCATGCTGTTCAACTACCTCTCGACCGACCAGGACCGCCGCGAATGGGTCGAGGCGATCCACGTCGCCCGCGACATCCTCGGCCAGTCCGCCATGGGGCCCTTCAATGGCGGCGAGCTTTCCCCCGGCCGCGCCGTGCAGACCGACGCGGAGATCCTCGACTGGGTGGCCCGCGACGCCGAGACGGCACTGCACCCCTCCTGCACCGCGAAGATGGGCCCGGACTCCGATCCCATGGCCGTGGTGAACCCGCTGGACATGACCGTGCACGGCACCAGCGGCCTCCGCGTGGTGGACGCCTCGGCCATGCCGTACGTCACGAACGGCAACATCTACGCCCCGGTGATGATGCTTGCCGAAAAGGCCGCCGACCTGATCGCCGGCAAGGCCCCGCTCGCGCCCCAGCACACCGAGTTCTACCGGCACGGGGTGAGCCCGCTGGAACGCGGCGGATCCGCGCCGGCAGCAGCCGCCGTGGCAGCGAAAGGCTAA
- a CDS encoding ATP-binding protein, with amino-acid sequence MAITLLVVLVQDIPLGSYLVRVERDRLATSLERDAFLLSGRARQLLETGGPAPETVAAAVRDYGRASGARVVVVDRAGTAVATSDDDQSATGASYLSRPEISAALAGQITSGQRHSDTLGFDLVYVTVPVLSGENITGAVRLTYPASVVDDRVSGQLRVMWAVAGTTVLLAGLLAYVMAGAVTRRIKRLQKATELLAEGNLATRTEEEQGPPELRTLARSFNQMADRLEHLLQQQRGFASDASHQLRTPLTGLRLRLENAVDAVGNDPEGARVMVADSLEETYRLQRIIDGLLLLSRADSRQVDRKDVDLSEIARNRVEQWEALAEESGVRTVLDAVPEARVTAMPGAAEQIIDNLIDNALAVAPQDSEIRLVVRPDGASGGYELHVLDDGPGLSAEDRHRAFNRFWRGQSTSEGSGLGLAIVKQLAEASGAAASLEARTGGPGLDARVTFKAAPAPERNFDHRRNPTIPQKSTTARTADAP; translated from the coding sequence ATGGCCATCACGCTCCTGGTGGTGCTGGTGCAGGACATTCCCCTGGGCAGCTACCTCGTCCGGGTCGAACGTGACCGCCTGGCCACCTCGCTGGAACGCGATGCCTTCCTGCTCAGCGGGCGGGCCCGGCAGCTGCTGGAGACGGGCGGTCCGGCACCCGAGACGGTGGCCGCGGCCGTCCGCGATTACGGCCGTGCCAGCGGTGCCCGCGTAGTGGTGGTGGACCGCGCCGGCACAGCGGTGGCAACATCCGACGACGACCAGTCGGCTACCGGGGCCTCATACCTTTCGCGCCCCGAGATTTCCGCCGCGCTCGCCGGCCAGATCACCTCGGGCCAACGCCACTCGGACACCCTGGGGTTCGACCTGGTGTACGTCACGGTTCCCGTGCTTAGCGGCGAAAACATCACCGGGGCGGTGCGTCTGACCTACCCGGCTTCGGTGGTGGACGACCGCGTCTCCGGACAGCTCAGGGTCATGTGGGCGGTGGCGGGCACCACCGTGCTGCTCGCCGGGCTGCTTGCCTACGTGATGGCCGGCGCCGTGACCAGGCGCATCAAGCGCCTGCAGAAGGCCACGGAGCTGCTGGCGGAAGGCAACCTGGCCACCCGCACCGAGGAGGAGCAGGGCCCGCCGGAGCTGCGCACCCTGGCCCGGTCCTTCAACCAGATGGCCGACCGGCTCGAGCACCTGCTGCAGCAGCAGCGCGGATTTGCCAGCGACGCGTCCCACCAGCTGCGCACCCCGCTGACGGGACTGCGGCTGCGGCTGGAGAACGCTGTGGACGCCGTCGGCAACGATCCCGAGGGCGCGCGCGTCATGGTGGCCGACTCGCTGGAGGAGACATACCGGCTGCAGCGGATCATTGACGGCCTGCTCCTGCTGAGCCGGGCGGACAGCCGCCAGGTGGACCGGAAGGACGTGGACCTCAGCGAGATCGCCAGGAACCGCGTGGAACAGTGGGAGGCGCTGGCCGAGGAAAGCGGGGTGCGGACGGTGCTGGACGCGGTTCCGGAGGCCAGGGTAACGGCCATGCCCGGCGCGGCGGAACAGATCATCGACAACCTCATCGACAACGCCCTGGCCGTGGCCCCCCAGGACTCGGAGATCCGCCTCGTGGTCCGGCCGGACGGCGCCTCGGGAGGCTATGAGCTACACGTGCTCGACGACGGTCCAGGGCTTTCCGCGGAGGACCGGCACCGGGCCTTCAACCGCTTTTGGCGCGGCCAGTCAACGTCCGAGGGCAGCGGCCTGGGCCTGGCCATCGTCAAGCAGCTCGCCGAGGCCAGCGGCGCGGCGGCGTCCCTCGAGGCCAGGACCGGAGGCCCGGGCCTGGACGCCCGAGTCACCTTCAAGGCGGCCCCCGCCCCTGAGCGGAATTTCGACCACCGCCGGAATCCAACCATTCCCCAGAAGTCGACCACCGCGCGGACAGCAGATGCACCGTAG